A single Venturia canescens isolate UGA chromosome 1, ASM1945775v1, whole genome shotgun sequence DNA region contains:
- the LOC122419214 gene encoding uncharacterized protein DDB_G0286299-like — MRKTTKRGEEAAVENSDVSPPKKIKLREKKVTLPVVAPNRLPRAAKNRAAAQTYDVENDVEAAKKTRGRAKQPLRRSKSTDNIASMVSGNMKKTKSKSAEHLDQEEDGPPSKKARNPPAKTAKKTVAKKAGNEAKAKPVKKAVEEAAMEDLEEESEEEQRPLIAKKAYSRVPKKAVLVETKEEKPKKRAPVKEPAAAAKTTRGRTKPLPSEEVEEDLEVEEPKEEAKTVKGRKGKANGKKAAAALVEEENKKVAELSEKDVENEAEEVTENMEKAAKPKKAVKKTAAALKKSRANKKTVAAAESDEKDVASDEEVPVEASTVEQEEAKPTKGGKKGKAPAAKKGGKKAQLPPKVLEDKEKDSNVMILGDDQEAVDVPEEPQAEPKENAKSLENEESHSENEVEAGDDNHDSR; from the exons ATGCGTAAGACCACGAAACGAGGAGAAGAAGCGGCGGTTGAAAATTCTGACGTATCTCCACCAAAAAAGATTAaactgagagagaaaaaggtaaCTCTGCCGGTCGTTGCACCAAACAGACTTCCCAGAGCTGCAAAAAATCGTGCTGCTGCACAAACATAcgatgttgaaaatgatgttgaaGCCGCGAAAAAAACACGTGGACGAGCGAAGCAACCTCTTCGAAGATCCAAAAGCACGGATAACATCGCTTCAATGGTTTCTggtaatatgaaaaaaacaaagagtaAAAGCGCCGAACATCTTGATCAGGAGGAGGACGGTCCACCTTCGAAGAAGGCCAGAAACCCCCCGGCCAAAACTGCCAAGAAAACGGTCGCTAAAAAGGCGGGAAACGAAG CCAAAGCAAAGCCAGTGAAAAAAGCAGTTGAAGAAGCTGCGATGGAAGATCTGGAAGAAGAATCAGAGGAAGAACAACGTCCGTTGATAGCGAAGAAGGCCTATTCTAGGGTGCCAAAAAAAGCTGTACTCGTTGAGACCAAAGAGGAAAAACCAAAGAAGCGTGCACCAGTTAAGGAGCCTGCAGCCGCTGCTAAAACTACTCGAGGACGAACAAAACCTCTACCATCCGAAGAGGTTGAAGAAGATCTTGAAGTAGAGGAACCCAAGGAAGAGGCAAAAACTGTGAAGGGACGAAAGGGCAAAGCTAATGGTAaaaaagcagcagcagctcTAGTTGaagaagagaataaaaaagttgcTGAGCTCAGTGAGAaagatgttgaaaatgaagccGAGGAAGTAACTGAAAACATGGAGAAAGCAGCGAAGCCTAAAAAAGCAGTTAAAAAAACAGCAGCAGCTTTAAAAAAGTCTCGTGCCAATAAAAAAACAGTTGCGGCTGCAGAGTCAGATGAAAAAGATGTTGCGTCCGATGAAGAAGTCCCTGTTGAGGCCTCAACCGTTGAGCAAGAAGAAGCCAAACCAACTAAAGGTGGCAAAAAAGGAAAAGCGCCAGCCGCTAAAAAAGGTGGTAAAAAAGCACAGCTTCCTCCAAAAGTTCTTGAGGATAAAGAAAAGGATAGCAACGTAATGATTTTGGGAGATGATCAAGAAGCTGTCGACGTGCCCGAGGAGCCACAAGCAGAGCCAAAGGAAAATGCGAAATCCTTGGAGAATGAAGAATCACATTCGGAAAACGAAGTCGAAGCAGGAGATGATAACCACGATTCTCGGTGA